The genome window GCCCCCCGATGGCGCCGTAGACAATCCGGTCCGACTCCACCGGCTCGACGTACTCGGTCTCGATCGCGGCCAGTGCCGCGGTGAAGACTTTGTACCGGTCGGCGACGCGGTCGCCCGTGGCGAGTGCGCTGCGCCCGAGGACACCGCCGACGAGCGCCGACACGACCACGGCCGTCACGGCCACTGGCAGAGCCCGAAGTCTGGACATATGCGGGGATCGTACCAGATGGCCCGGGCCGAAGCAACGACCCGGAAACGAAGACCGCCCGCCGCGCTATAATGCGGGAGGAACGCGCGCAGAACGAAGGAGTAGGTGATGTTCGGTTCAATCGGCATGCCGGAGCTGGTGATCATCTTCGTGATCGCTCTCATCATCTTCGGCCCCCGCAAGCTGCCCGAGCTCGGCCGGAGCCTCGGCCGGAGCCTCGGCGAGTTCCGGCGCGCGTCGACCGAGCTCCGCAACAGCCTCGAGGAGGAGATCCGGGTCGAGGAGCAGCGCGATCGCGCCAAGACCACGGCGGCCGACCCGGCGCCTCCCCGCGCGGCCGACGACACCCAGCCCCGCGGCAGCAGCAGCGCCTCGTAGGCCGGCCTCATGTCGTCGTCGGACCCGCGGGCGGCCCGCCCGGGAGAGGCACGGGAGGACGCCGAGCCGGACGACGGCGGCCGGATGTCGTTCCTGGAGCACCTCGAGGAACTCCGCAAGCGCATCATCATTTCGCTGCTCTCGGTGGCCGTCGGCTTCGTCGCGGCGTTCGCCGTCATCGACCGCATCTTCGGGTTCATCATGCGGCCGTTGCAGGAGGTGCTGCCCGACGGCGTCAAGCTCATCTATACAGAGCCAACCGAGGCCTTCCTGCTCTACCTCAAGGTCGCGGCGCTCATCGGCCTCTTCCTCGCCACCCCCGTCATCCTCTGGCAGGTCTGGCTCTTCGTCGCCCCCGGCCTCTACGTCAACGAGAAGAAGCTGGCCATCCCCTTCGTCTTCTTCTCGACCGGCTTCTTCGTGCTCGGCGCGCTGTTCTCGCACCTCGTCGTGTTCCCGTGGGCCTGGCGGTTCTTCGCGCAGTTCACGACCGACTACATGCAGTTCACGCCGAAGATCGCCCCGACGTTCTCCATGTACGTTCGCCTGCTGCTCGCCATGGGGGCGGTCTTCCAGCTCCCGACGCTCGTCTACTTCCTGGCGCGCATGGGCCTCGTCACCCCGCGATTCCTCATCAGGAACACCAAGTACGCCATTCTGCTCATCTTCATCATCGCGGCCGTGCTGAGCCCGCCCGACGTCGTCTCGCAGGTGCTGATGGCGATGCCCATGCTCGTGCTGTACGGCCTCAGCATCGGCATCGCGTGGGCGTTCCAGAAGAAGCCCCCGGCCTCAGACGCCTGAGGTCGCGCTCAACGGGAGCCCGGCTACGAAAGTGTGCAGTTCGGGGCACGACGACCGTTGACGGGCGATGAGACCCCGACCTAATATCTAAGAGATTGTCTGCCAACACGTTCGAGGACGGCACAATGACTGTGACCAAACGAGTTCTGGCATCGGCTGCGGCGGTGGTCTTCGCCGTCGCGACACCCCTCTCCGCCCAGAGCGAGGCGCCCCGCGAGACACGCCCCGCCACGACGACGTTTCTCGGCGACACGGGCCTCTGGTTCGTGCCGACGGGCGAGGTGCTGCCGGCCGGCACGTTTTCCGTCAGCGGCTACCGGGCCAATTTCGACCGGTCGCCCGGCTCGATGGACATCTCGCACTTCGCCGCCACGCTCGGCTACGGCGTGGCCGACCGGGTCGAGCTGTTCGGGTCGTTCCGCTTCCTGACACGGATCGACCGCGACACGCGACCGCTCTTCGGGCCCGGCGCCAACGGCGGCCCGGCCGGGGAGTTCCCGCTCATTCGCGACGGGTGGGCGAGCGCCGTCGGCGACCTCGTCATCGGCGCGAAGTTCAACGTGCTCGCCCCGTGGCGCAACGAGGGCCTCGGCCCCGCGCTGGCCTTCCGGGCGGGCGCGAAGCTCCCGTCCGGTGACGACGACGAAGGCACGAGCAGCGGGAAGCCGGACTTCTTCCTCGACGCCATCGTGAGCAAGGAGTTCAACGAGCGTCTCGAGCTCGCCGGCACGGTGGGCTTCGGCGTCCGGGGCAAGCCGGAAGACGTCGAGGTGGGGGGCGCGACCTTCCGCTACGGCTTCGGCATCGGCGTGCCGACGCGCAGCCCGCTGCGCCTCACCGCCGAACTCCACGGCGAGATCCTCACCGACACCGACATCACGCTCAAGAACCCGCAGTTCTTCGGCTTCGACGGCTCGCAGCCGCCGACGGTGTCGACGGCCGACAAGCCCGTCGACTTCGCGCTCGGCGCCACGTGGCTGTCCGAACGCGGCTTCTTCGCGGGCGCGGGCGTCAACTTCGCGCTGAACACGCGCGGCGACATCGGCGCCGGCAGCAAGACCGGCTTCCAGTTCCGGCTCGGCTACCATCCCGGCGTCCGCGTGTACGCGCCGCCGCCACCACCACCGCCGCCACCACCGCCGCCGGTCAACCGGCCGCCGACGGTCAAGGCGCGATGCGAGCCGTGCACGATCGAGATCGGCAAGACGTCGACGATCACCGCCGATGCGCAGGATCCCGACGGCGACCCGCTGACCTACCGCTGGAGCGCGCCGACGGGCTCGATCGCCAACCCGGCCGACCGGCAGACGATCTTCACGGCGCCGATGGTCGAGGGACCCGTGCCCGTCACCGTCACGGTCGACGACGGCAAGAGCGGCACGGCGACCGACACGATCACCATCCAGGTGGTCAGGCCAGCCGTCAAGGAGTTCGTGTTCGAGGACGTGCACTTCGACTTCGACCGCTACTCGCTGCGGCCCGAAGCGCTC of Acidobacteriota bacterium contains these proteins:
- a CDS encoding twin-arginine translocase TatA/TatE family subunit, encoding MFGSIGMPELVIIFVIALIIFGPRKLPELGRSLGRSLGEFRRASTELRNSLEEEIRVEEQRDRAKTTAADPAPPRAADDTQPRGSSSAS
- the tatC gene encoding twin-arginine translocase subunit TatC, which encodes MSSSDPRAARPGEAREDAEPDDGGRMSFLEHLEELRKRIIISLLSVAVGFVAAFAVIDRIFGFIMRPLQEVLPDGVKLIYTEPTEAFLLYLKVAALIGLFLATPVILWQVWLFVAPGLYVNEKKLAIPFVFFSTGFFVLGALFSHLVVFPWAWRFFAQFTTDYMQFTPKIAPTFSMYVRLLLAMGAVFQLPTLVYFLARMGLVTPRFLIRNTKYAILLIFIIAAVLSPPDVVSQVLMAMPMLVLYGLSIGIAWAFQKKPPASDA
- a CDS encoding OmpA family protein, producing the protein MTVTKRVLASAAAVVFAVATPLSAQSEAPRETRPATTTFLGDTGLWFVPTGEVLPAGTFSVSGYRANFDRSPGSMDISHFAATLGYGVADRVELFGSFRFLTRIDRDTRPLFGPGANGGPAGEFPLIRDGWASAVGDLVIGAKFNVLAPWRNEGLGPALAFRAGAKLPSGDDDEGTSSGKPDFFLDAIVSKEFNERLELAGTVGFGVRGKPEDVEVGGATFRYGFGIGVPTRSPLRLTAELHGEILTDTDITLKNPQFFGFDGSQPPTVSTADKPVDFALGATWLSERGFFAGAGVNFALNTRGDIGAGSKTGFQFRLGYHPGVRVYAPPPPPPPPPPPPVNRPPTVKARCEPCTIEIGKTSTITADAQDPDGDPLTYRWSAPTGSIANPADRQTIFTAPMVEGPVPVTVTVDDGKSGTATDTITIQVVRPAVKEFVFEDVHFDFDRYSLRPEALRVLDEAVAALQDNATLRLELEGHTCNIGTAEYNLALGERRAHAVRDYLVSRGVNVERLRTVSYGEERPKHDNAREETRRLNRRAALVVRVQ